Proteins encoded together in one Bacteroides zoogleoformans window:
- a CDS encoding 4-hydroxy-3-methylbut-2-enyl diphosphate reductase: MAKVEIDEGSGFCFGVVTAINKAEEELAKGGILYCLGDIVHNSREVERLKAMGLVTINHDEFNDLRNAKVLLRAHGEPPETYEIARKNNIEIIDATCPVVLRLQKRIKQEHIQDENKDKQIVIYGKNGHAEVLGLVGQTAGEAIVIEKPAEVKKLDFNKDIRLYSQTTKSLDGFRDIVKYIEGHISPEVTFESYDTICRQVANRIPNIRRFAASHDLIFFVSDKKSSNGKMLFSECRKVNPNSHLIANAGEIEQSLLSGVHSVGICGATSTPKWLMEEISEAIKSKFQELV, translated from the coding sequence ATGGCAAAAGTAGAGATAGACGAAGGGTCAGGCTTTTGTTTCGGAGTTGTCACCGCAATAAATAAAGCCGAAGAAGAATTGGCAAAAGGAGGAATCCTGTATTGCTTGGGAGACATCGTGCACAACAGCCGTGAGGTGGAGCGTCTGAAAGCCATGGGGTTGGTAACGATCAATCATGACGAATTCAACGACCTGCGTAATGCCAAAGTTTTGCTGCGTGCCCACGGAGAGCCACCCGAGACGTATGAAATTGCCCGGAAAAACAATATCGAGATCATCGACGCCACTTGCCCGGTAGTACTCCGTCTGCAAAAAAGGATAAAACAAGAACATATTCAGGACGAGAATAAAGACAAGCAGATTGTGATTTATGGGAAAAACGGACACGCCGAAGTTTTGGGACTGGTAGGGCAAACTGCGGGAGAAGCAATCGTCATCGAGAAGCCGGCAGAAGTAAAAAAACTGGACTTCAACAAAGATATCCGTCTTTATTCCCAAACGACAAAGTCGTTGGACGGATTTCGGGATATTGTGAAGTATATCGAGGGCCACATCTCACCTGAAGTCACATTTGAGTCATACGACACCATCTGCCGGCAAGTGGCCAACCGAATACCCAACATCCGGCGCTTTGCCGCTTCGCACGATTTGATTTTTTTTGTCAGTGACAAGAAGAGTTCCAACGGCAAGATGCTGTTCAGCGAATGTAGGAAAGTCAATCCTAATTCGCATCTGATAGCTAATGCCGGAGAGATAGAGCAATCACTGCTCTCGGGAGTGCACTCCGTAGGCATCTGTGGGGCCACCTCCACTCCGAAGTGGCTGATGGAGGAAATCTCCGAAGCCATAAAATCGAAATTCCAGGAGCTCGTTTAG
- the cmk gene encoding (d)CMP kinase, with translation MKKITIAIDGFSSCGKSTMAKDLAREIGYIYIDSGAMYRAVTLYGIEHGIFQDDRIDTEKLKKQIADIHISFRLNPETGRPDTYLNGVNVENKIRTMEVSSRVSLIATLDFVRKAMVAQQQEMGKAKGIVMDGRDIGTTVFPDAELKIFVTATPEIRAQRRYDELKAKGEEARFDEILENVKQRDHIDQNREVSPLRKAEDALLLDNSHMSIPEQKEWLTQHFKQVVAD, from the coding sequence ATGAAAAAGATAACAATAGCGATAGACGGCTTTTCGTCTTGTGGAAAAAGCACCATGGCCAAAGACCTTGCCCGCGAAATTGGCTATATCTATATAGACAGCGGCGCCATGTATCGCGCAGTTACGCTATATGGCATAGAGCATGGCATTTTTCAAGACGACCGCATAGACACGGAAAAGCTGAAAAAGCAAATCGCCGACATCCATATTTCTTTCCGATTGAATCCGGAGACCGGCCGGCCGGACACTTATCTGAATGGCGTAAACGTGGAGAATAAGATACGTACGATGGAGGTCTCATCACGCGTCAGTCTCATTGCCACACTGGACTTTGTACGCAAAGCCATGGTGGCGCAACAGCAGGAAATGGGAAAAGCCAAAGGCATTGTCATGGATGGACGGGACATCGGCACCACCGTATTTCCGGATGCCGAACTGAAAATCTTCGTGACGGCTACTCCCGAAATCCGTGCGCAACGTCGCTACGATGAGCTGAAAGCCAAAGGAGAAGAAGCCCGCTTCGATGAGATTCTGGAAAATGTAAAACAAAGGGATCATATCGACCAAAACCGTGAGGTAAGCCCCCTCCGCAAGGCCGAAGATGCTTTATTACTGGACAACAGCCATATGAGCATCCCCGAACAGAAAGAATGGCTGACCCAACACTTCAAACAAGTTGTAGCAGACTGA
- a CDS encoding energy transducer TonB, with protein MEIKKSPKADLENKKSTWLLVGYVIVLAFMFVAFEWTKRDIKIDTSQAISDLVFEEEIIPITEQPEQVTPPPPETPSIAETLTIVENEADVQETAIVSSEELNQAVTIKYVPVTVEEEEPEEQTIFEVVENMPEFPQGGMAGLMQYLSKNIKYPTIAQENGTQGRVTVQFVVNKDGGIVDAKVLRGVDPYLDKEAVRVIMGMPKWKPGMQRGKPVRVKYTVPVTFRLQ; from the coding sequence ATGGAAATTAAGAAATCACCTAAGGCAGACTTGGAGAACAAAAAGTCTACTTGGCTGTTGGTCGGTTATGTAATTGTGCTCGCTTTCATGTTTGTAGCGTTTGAATGGACCAAACGCGACATCAAGATTGACACGAGCCAGGCTATCTCCGACTTAGTATTTGAAGAGGAAATCATTCCTATTACGGAGCAACCGGAACAGGTCACTCCCCCGCCCCCCGAAACTCCTTCCATTGCGGAAACGCTGACTATTGTGGAGAACGAAGCCGATGTTCAAGAAACGGCTATTGTTTCTTCCGAAGAGTTGAATCAGGCTGTGACAATCAAATATGTTCCCGTCACTGTGGAAGAAGAAGAACCTGAAGAACAGACTATTTTTGAGGTGGTAGAGAATATGCCCGAATTTCCGCAAGGTGGCATGGCAGGCTTGATGCAATATCTGAGCAAGAACATTAAATACCCTACCATTGCACAGGAGAACGGAACTCAAGGCCGCGTCACCGTACAGTTTGTGGTTAACAAAGACGGTGGTATCGTTGACGCTAAAGTGCTGAGAGGTGTTGACCCGTATCTGGACAAAGAAGCTGTCCGCGTGATTATGGGTATGCCGAAGTGGAAACCGGGAATGCAACGCGGTAAACCGGTACGTGTGAAATATACGGTACCTGTAACCTTTAGATTGCAGTAA
- a CDS encoding polyprenyl synthetase family protein, with product MFTASALLERINAHISALRFARTPQGLYAPIAYVLSMGGKRLRPVLMLMAYNLYREDITRILAPAAGIEVYHNYTLLHDDLMDRAERRRGKETVHRVWGDNAAILSGDTMLVLAYQFMAQCPGESLKEVMELFSRTALEICEGQQLDMEFEHRKDVTEEEYLEMIRLKTSVLLAASLKMGALLGGASVEDAECLYDFGMNLGVAFQLKDDFLDVYGDAAVFGKNIGGDILCNKKTYMLIKAFEHADDGQLCQLNAWVDAVSFAPAEKIEAVTGLYNKIGVRKLCEQKMEEYCGRAMKSLAAVKVEDEKKKELELLMTELMHREV from the coding sequence ATGTTTACGGCTTCTGCGCTTTTAGAAAGAATCAATGCCCATATCTCGGCATTGCGGTTCGCCCGTACCCCTCAAGGGTTGTATGCTCCTATCGCTTACGTTTTGTCTATGGGAGGGAAAAGGCTGCGTCCGGTGCTGATGTTGATGGCCTACAATCTGTATCGCGAAGACATAACCCGTATATTGGCTCCGGCCGCGGGTATCGAGGTATATCATAATTATACGCTTTTGCACGACGACTTGATGGACAGAGCCGAGCGTCGTCGCGGAAAGGAGACGGTGCATAGGGTATGGGGCGACAATGCGGCTATCCTTTCGGGGGATACAATGCTTGTGCTGGCTTATCAATTCATGGCTCAATGCCCGGGTGAAAGTCTGAAGGAAGTGATGGAACTTTTCAGCCGAACCGCATTGGAAATCTGTGAAGGGCAACAATTGGACATGGAGTTTGAACACCGTAAGGACGTCACGGAGGAGGAGTATCTGGAGATGATACGCCTGAAGACATCGGTACTGCTGGCTGCAAGTTTAAAGATGGGCGCTCTTTTAGGTGGCGCCTCTGTCGAAGATGCAGAATGTCTTTATGATTTCGGCATGAATCTGGGTGTCGCTTTTCAATTGAAAGATGATTTTCTGGATGTTTATGGTGATGCCGCTGTTTTCGGGAAAAATATCGGAGGTGATATCTTGTGCAACAAGAAGACCTATATGCTGATAAAAGCGTTTGAACATGCCGATGATGGGCAGCTTTGCCAACTGAATGCGTGGGTGGATGCCGTTTCATTCGCCCCCGCGGAGAAAATAGAGGCTGTCACCGGTTTGTATAACAAGATTGGCGTCAGGAAGCTCTGTGAACAAAAAATGGAGGAATACTGTGGACGTGCCATGAAGAGCCTTGCTGCCGTGAAAGTGGAGGATGAAAAGAAAAAGGAACTCGAACTGCTGATGACTGAACTGATGCATAGGGAAGTATAG
- a CDS encoding TatD family hydrolase, translated as MKLVDSHSHLFLEEFKDDLPQVIARARAAGVTHVFMPNIDSTTIEPMLRVCKAYKGYCYPMIGLHPTSVNADYAQELEVVARELESSDEYVAIGEIGMDLYWDKTFLKEQEVALNKQIEWALQYDLPVVIHCREAFDLIYNVLKPYRSTALKGIFHSFTGTLEEACRIMEFPGFMIGINGVVTFKKSTLPEVLKGIPPERIVLETDAPYLTPMPNRGKRNESAYLRDTLMKVAQVYDCSPEKLAQLTSDAAFKIFGMLESPHEDFKVY; from the coding sequence ATGAAACTGGTAGATTCGCACTCCCACCTCTTTTTGGAAGAATTCAAGGATGACTTGCCGCAGGTGATAGCCCGTGCCCGTGCTGCGGGGGTTACGCATGTTTTTATGCCCAATATTGACAGCACGACCATCGAGCCTATGCTTCGTGTGTGCAAAGCCTACAAGGGATACTGTTATCCGATGATAGGTTTGCATCCTACTTCTGTGAATGCGGATTATGCTCAGGAATTAGAGGTGGTGGCCCGGGAGCTGGAATCATCGGACGAGTATGTGGCGATTGGAGAAATCGGCATGGATTTATATTGGGACAAGACCTTCCTGAAAGAACAGGAAGTGGCACTGAATAAGCAGATTGAATGGGCTTTGCAATATGATTTGCCGGTAGTGATTCATTGTCGTGAGGCATTTGACCTTATATATAATGTGTTGAAGCCTTATAGGAGTACTGCCCTCAAAGGCATTTTTCATAGCTTCACGGGCACATTGGAGGAGGCTTGCCGGATAATGGAGTTTCCCGGCTTTATGATTGGCATCAACGGGGTGGTCACTTTTAAAAAATCTACTTTGCCCGAAGTATTGAAAGGAATTCCGCCGGAACGCATTGTACTGGAGACGGATGCTCCCTATCTGACCCCGATGCCCAATCGAGGCAAGAGGAATGAAAGCGCTTACCTGAGAGATACGTTGATGAAGGTGGCCCAGGTGTACGATTGCTCTCCGGAAAAGCTGGCACAGCTTACTTCCGATGCCGCATTTAAGATATTCGGAATGCTCGAATCACCGCATGAAGATTTTAAAGTTTATTAA